One window of Bacillus sp. THAF10 genomic DNA carries:
- a CDS encoding Dps family protein, translated as MSNQLTEVVNKQVANWSVLFIKLHNYHWFVKGPEFFTLHEKFEQLYGEAATHIDELAERLLAIEGTPVGTMKEILEISSIKEAEGKETAEQMVQSIADDFATLNEELKAGMEIADQSGDETTGDMLLAIHQSVEKHSWMLHAFLGK; from the coding sequence ATGTCTAATCAATTAACAGAAGTGGTAAATAAGCAGGTAGCAAATTGGAGCGTTCTTTTCATCAAATTACATAACTATCATTGGTTTGTAAAAGGACCAGAATTCTTTACTTTGCATGAAAAGTTTGAACAGCTATACGGTGAAGCTGCCACGCATATTGACGAATTGGCAGAAAGGCTTTTGGCCATAGAAGGAACACCGGTTGGAACGATGAAGGAAATTCTTGAAATCTCTTCGATAAAAGAGGCAGAAGGGAAAGAAACGGCTGAACAGATGGTACAATCCATCGCAGATGATTTTGCTACCTTAAACGAAGAATTAAAGGCAGGCATGGAAATTGCCGATCAGTCAGGTGATGAAACGACAGGTGATATGCTGCTTGCCATTCATCAAAGTGTAGAAAAACATAGCTGGATGCTACATGCATTCTTAGGAAAGTAA
- the ytzI gene encoding YtzI protein, translating to MIKILIVCIIIVFVILFLTLLSTNKAYKYEHKVDPLEPKHEKDEQKDNEK from the coding sequence ATGATTAAAATATTGATTGTTTGTATCATTATTGTGTTTGTTATTCTATTTTTGACACTTCTATCAACCAATAAAGCTTACAAATATGAACACAAGGTGGATCCACTGGAACCGAAGCATGAAAAAGATGAACAAAAAGATAACGAAAAATAA
- a CDS encoding TIGR03943 family protein: MEKTRDYGFHIYLRGIILLGFTLLFFKLLATGNITNFIAPRMMPFMYFAAATLFILGIVQIWRSGSKNKEELVCNCGFDHGESSTPIQSILIYSMFVLPVVTGFMFYDNVLDSSIIEKRGFTSSKQVVEKQQQAGAFDGSGEKEESSTSDASDTSRAEAYLDDPDSYMENPEEAKEGIDEKLADAPLEHPEGFEVQAPPEGYYEELKAEMLEMDTIVVDDDRYIPMMNIIDMNVKEFVGKRIEILGFVYRESDFTKDQFVVARFGLSCCVADASVYGTLSNMPGAQELKNDDWVKVSGTLTSTNYNNFTLPYVQVDTVEKVEQPDSPYIYEYY, from the coding sequence ATGGAAAAAACAAGAGATTATGGTTTCCATATTTATCTACGAGGAATCATTCTTTTAGGGTTTACTTTGCTATTTTTTAAACTTTTAGCCACTGGGAATATCACAAACTTCATTGCGCCACGTATGATGCCGTTTATGTATTTTGCTGCTGCAACGCTATTTATTCTTGGAATAGTGCAGATTTGGCGAAGCGGTTCGAAAAATAAGGAGGAGCTTGTGTGTAATTGTGGCTTTGATCATGGCGAGTCCTCCACGCCAATACAATCCATATTAATCTATTCTATGTTTGTGCTACCTGTTGTCACAGGGTTTATGTTTTATGATAATGTATTAGACAGCTCCATCATTGAAAAACGTGGGTTTACAAGCTCAAAGCAGGTTGTAGAGAAACAACAACAAGCAGGTGCATTTGATGGATCGGGCGAAAAGGAAGAGTCCTCCACTTCAGATGCTTCTGATACTTCAAGGGCCGAAGCGTATCTTGATGATCCTGATTCCTATATGGAAAATCCAGAGGAAGCTAAAGAAGGCATTGATGAAAAGCTAGCAGATGCCCCGCTTGAGCATCCGGAAGGGTTTGAGGTACAGGCTCCACCGGAAGGGTATTATGAGGAGCTTAAAGCTGAAATGCTAGAGATGGATACGATTGTGGTGGATGATGACCGCTATATCCCAATGATGAATATCATTGACATGAATGTGAAAGAGTTTGTTGGAAAACGAATTGAAATACTTGGGTTTGTTTACCGAGAAAGTGATTTTACAAAAGATCAATTTGTTGTGGCGAGATTCGGTCTCTCCTGCTGTGTGGCAGACGCAAGCGTGTATGGTACATTATCTAATATGCCTGGTGCACAAGAGCTGAAGAATGATGACTGGGTAAAAGTAAGCGGGACCTTGACCTCTACCAATTACAACAATTTTACGTTGCCATATGTTCAAGTAGACACGGTAGAAAAAGTAGAGCAGCCAGACTCACCATACATTTATGAATATTACTAA
- a CDS encoding permease, whose amino-acid sequence MRTSSLFKDLIGLVLIGVFLYLFFFIDFKEINLDIPGSWLNVNTIFLSIVIEAVPFILLGVFASALIQTFVSEETIKKFLPKNAFAAIIPAAILGAIFPICECAIIPVVRRLIKKGMPLHVGVVLLVGAPILNPVVVASTFYAFNGDPTILYGRFGLAFVLCIIIGLLMLLLFDNKNQLRWTKNELLGKQDPELEQPALQQNKWKATFYHASDEFFDMGKFLIAGAFIASLFQTFLDRSILTALGQNEVLSPAVMMAFGYVLSLCSEADAFVAASFGSTFTTGSLLAFLIYGPMLDLKNTFMLFAYFKTKFVLVFMAVVTIVVYASILIFQQLVL is encoded by the coding sequence ATGAGGACAAGCAGTCTTTTTAAGGATCTAATCGGCCTTGTGTTAATAGGAGTATTCTTATATTTGTTCTTTTTTATTGACTTCAAAGAGATCAATCTAGATATTCCTGGCTCATGGCTAAATGTAAATACAATTTTTCTCAGCATCGTTATTGAAGCTGTTCCATTTATATTACTTGGTGTTTTCGCATCTGCACTTATTCAAACCTTTGTATCTGAGGAAACCATTAAAAAATTTCTACCTAAAAATGCTTTTGCAGCGATTATTCCGGCTGCCATCCTTGGAGCAATTTTTCCGATATGTGAGTGTGCAATCATACCTGTTGTGAGAAGACTTATCAAAAAAGGCATGCCGTTGCATGTTGGAGTTGTTCTATTAGTAGGTGCTCCAATACTTAACCCAGTTGTTGTGGCATCGACTTTTTATGCATTCAATGGCGATCCGACTATCTTGTATGGAAGATTTGGTCTCGCATTTGTTCTTTGTATTATCATAGGTTTATTGATGCTGTTATTGTTTGATAACAAAAATCAGCTTCGTTGGACGAAAAATGAGTTGCTAGGAAAACAGGACCCTGAGCTCGAGCAGCCTGCTTTGCAACAAAATAAATGGAAAGCGACTTTCTATCACGCCAGCGACGAGTTTTTTGATATGGGGAAATTTTTAATTGCTGGTGCGTTTATTGCCAGTTTGTTTCAAACCTTCCTTGACCGAAGCATCTTAACGGCGCTTGGACAAAATGAAGTCTTATCGCCTGCTGTGATGATGGCGTTTGGTTACGTGCTTTCTCTCTGCTCAGAGGCTGATGCCTTTGTGGCCGCATCCTTTGGTTCCACGTTTACAACGGGATCTCTTTTAGCATTTTTAATATATGGGCCTATGCTTGATTTGAAAAATACCTTTATGTTGTTTGCTTACTTTAAAACGAAATTTGTACTTGTCTTTATGGCGGTTGTGACCATAGTTGTTTATGCCAGCATACTAATTTTCCAGCAGCTTGTGCTGTAA
- a CDS encoding S-ribosylhomocysteine lyase has product MPSVESFELDHDAVKAPYVRHCGVHKVGTDGVVNKYDIRFCQPNKQAMKPDAIHTLEHLLAFNIRTHAEKYSHFDIIDISPMGCQTGYYLVVSGEPTVDEIVDLMEDTLNDAVQIEEIPAANEKQCGQAKLHDLEGAKRLMRFWLEQDKEDLKKVFG; this is encoded by the coding sequence ATGCCTTCAGTTGAAAGTTTTGAATTAGATCATGATGCAGTAAAAGCCCCTTACGTTCGTCATTGTGGAGTCCACAAGGTCGGAACAGATGGTGTTGTTAATAAATATGATATCCGTTTTTGCCAGCCTAATAAACAGGCAATGAAGCCAGATGCGATTCATACTCTAGAGCATTTATTGGCATTTAACATTCGTACACATGCGGAAAAGTATAGCCACTTTGATATTATCGACATTTCTCCAATGGGTTGTCAAACAGGATACTATCTCGTGGTGAGCGGCGAGCCGACAGTAGATGAGATTGTGGACCTTATGGAAGACACATTAAACGACGCTGTTCAAATTGAAGAGATTCCAGCGGCAAACGAAAAGCAATGCGGCCAGGCTAAGTTACATGACTTAGAGGGTGCAAAGCGTTTAATGCGTTTCTGGTTGGAACAGGATAAAGAGGATTTGAAGAAAGTATTTGGGTAA
- the yidD gene encoding membrane protein insertion efficiency factor YidD gives MKHVFLAIIKFYRKFISPLTPPTCRFYPTCSQYGLEAISRFGALKGGWLTLRRITKCHPFHPGGIDHVPEKKD, from the coding sequence TTGAAACATGTCTTTTTAGCAATAATAAAATTTTATCGAAAATTCATATCACCGCTGACTCCTCCAACCTGCCGTTTCTATCCAACATGTTCCCAGTATGGTCTTGAAGCGATAAGCAGATTTGGCGCCCTCAAAGGTGGCTGGTTGACACTCCGAAGAATCACAAAATGCCACCCGTTTCATCCAGGTGGCATCGATCATGTTCCAGAGAAAAAAGATTAA
- a CDS encoding carbonic anhydrase, which yields MRLLEQILDHNLEFVDKEEYKQYQTTKFPDKKLVVLSCMDTRLMDLLPKAMNLKHGDMKIVKNAGAIVSHPFGSIMRSILVAVFELKADEVLVVGHHDCGMGKINPEGMREKMEARGVTSDTIEDLKYAGIDVNGFLKGFDSVEESVRQSVDMVANHPLMPKGVPVHGLVIDPHTGKLDLVVNGYEN from the coding sequence ATGAGACTACTGGAACAAATTTTGGATCATAATTTGGAGTTTGTTGATAAGGAAGAGTATAAACAATACCAAACCACGAAATTCCCAGATAAGAAACTAGTTGTTTTATCTTGTATGGACACCAGATTAATGGATCTATTACCAAAAGCGATGAATCTAAAGCATGGCGACATGAAGATTGTCAAAAATGCTGGAGCAATCGTTTCTCATCCATTTGGAAGTATTATGAGAAGCATCCTTGTCGCTGTGTTTGAATTGAAGGCAGATGAAGTGTTGGTTGTAGGTCACCATGATTGCGGAATGGGGAAAATCAACCCAGAAGGCATGCGTGAAAAAATGGAAGCAAGAGGCGTCACAAGTGACACTATTGAAGATTTAAAGTATGCAGGAATAGATGTAAATGGATTTTTAAAGGGGTTTGACAGCGTGGAGGAAAGCGTGCGCCAAAGTGTGGACATGGTTGCAAACCATCCCCTCATGCCAAAAGGAGTACCTGTACATGGGCTTGTCATTGACCCACATACAGGGAAATTAGACTTAGTTGTGAATGGTTACGAAAATTAA
- a CDS encoding GTP-binding protein has translation MNLTTKIPVTVLSGYLGAGKTTLLNHILANREGLKVAVIVNDMSEINIDAALVQQGGFTRTEEKLVEMQNGCICCTLREDLMKEVERLVDEGNIDYIVIESSGISEPIPVAQTFTYLDEELNIDLSSKCRLDAMITVVDGYRFYGDYQSGESLLDRKQGTDEHDTREVSDLLMDQIEFADILLLNKTDLLEPQYVADFQALLRKINPEAMIIPTTNSEVSLDAILNTNRFDFEKASQAAGWIKELNEEHTPETEEYGISSFVYRRQRPFHPERFMKWMNNWPEEIVRAKGFFWLASRNNMAGLLSQAGASIMLQGAGEWVASYSEQEKQQTLKEEPELLQKWHPTFGDRMTELVFIGIDMEQKLIERSLDTCLLTEKEMLEDWSEFHDPIPPFVNE, from the coding sequence ATGAATTTGACTACTAAAATACCTGTTACCGTGTTAAGCGGATATCTAGGAGCCGGGAAGACTACTCTTTTAAATCATATTCTTGCTAATAGAGAAGGGTTGAAAGTTGCCGTTATTGTAAATGATATGAGCGAAATCAATATAGATGCAGCGCTGGTTCAGCAAGGTGGTTTTACCAGAACAGAAGAAAAGCTAGTAGAAATGCAGAACGGTTGTATTTGCTGTACGTTGAGAGAGGATTTAATGAAAGAAGTCGAGCGCCTCGTTGACGAAGGCAATATTGATTACATTGTTATTGAATCCTCGGGAATAAGTGAGCCTATTCCAGTTGCACAAACCTTTACATACCTAGACGAAGAGTTGAATATTGACCTTTCAAGCAAATGCAGACTTGATGCGATGATTACCGTAGTAGATGGATATCGTTTTTATGGTGATTATCAGTCTGGAGAAAGTTTGCTTGATCGAAAACAAGGTACAGATGAACACGACACTCGGGAAGTTTCTGACCTGTTAATGGATCAAATTGAATTTGCTGATATTCTTTTATTGAACAAAACAGATCTACTAGAGCCACAATATGTTGCAGACTTTCAAGCATTATTACGAAAGATTAACCCAGAAGCGATGATCATCCCAACTACAAATAGTGAGGTTAGCTTGGATGCTATTCTCAATACGAACAGGTTTGATTTTGAAAAAGCGAGTCAAGCCGCTGGATGGATAAAGGAGCTGAACGAAGAGCACACACCTGAGACTGAAGAATATGGGATTTCCTCCTTTGTGTACCGCCGTCAAAGGCCCTTCCACCCAGAACGCTTCATGAAATGGATGAATAATTGGCCGGAAGAAATTGTTCGCGCAAAAGGGTTTTTCTGGTTGGCTTCCCGTAACAACATGGCCGGCCTCCTTTCTCAGGCTGGTGCCTCTATTATGCTTCAAGGCGCTGGAGAATGGGTTGCTAGCTATAGTGAACAAGAAAAACAACAAACATTAAAAGAAGAACCAGAGCTTCTTCAGAAATGGCATCCTACCTTTGGTGATAGAATGACAGAGCTAGTCTTTATCGGTATTGACATGGAACAAAAACTTATTGAACGGTCTCTAGATACATGCCTGCTCACAGAAAAAGAAATGTTAGAAGATTGGTCGGAGTTCCATGATCCAATACCACCCTTTGTAAACGAATAA
- a CDS encoding zinc ABC transporter substrate-binding protein, protein MKTKSIFVITMLTVFTFLIGCNSDNLASDGSEKLTIYTTIFPLEDFTKKIGGDHVEVQSVFPPGADAHTFEPSTKTMSEMAAADAFIYSGVGAEGFADKAKDVLEKENVLIVAAGQGIELHSGEEHTEHADEAHEDEHDHEHADEAHEDEHDHEHGDETHEDEHDHEHADEAHEDEHDHEHADEAHEDEHDHEHADEEEHDSHEGHNHSDGDPHVWIDPVLSISLAENIKNALTELKPEAKEDFEANFKTLKTDLEELDKEYKETLESAATNKILVSHAAYGYWESRYGLEQISVTGLSPSQEPSQKQLAEIIETAKENEMKYVIFDQNITGKVANVVKNEIGAEALILHNLEAITDEDVENKEDYFSLMRKNLDTLKKALN, encoded by the coding sequence ATGAAAACAAAATCTATTTTTGTCATCACGATGCTTACGGTTTTCACTTTTTTAATCGGTTGTAATTCGGACAATTTAGCATCGGACGGCAGTGAAAAATTGACAATATATACGACTATTTTCCCATTGGAGGATTTTACTAAAAAGATTGGCGGCGACCATGTTGAAGTACAATCTGTTTTTCCTCCCGGTGCGGATGCACATACCTTTGAACCATCTACGAAAACGATGAGCGAAATGGCTGCAGCAGATGCCTTTATATACAGTGGTGTCGGTGCAGAAGGATTTGCTGATAAAGCAAAGGATGTTTTAGAAAAAGAAAATGTACTAATTGTGGCAGCTGGACAAGGGATTGAATTGCATAGTGGTGAAGAGCATACCGAGCACGCTGATGAGGCGCATGAAGACGAACATGACCATGAGCATGCTGATGAGGCGCATGAAGACGAACATGATCACGAGCACGGTGATGAGACGCATGAAGACGAACATGATCACGAGCATGCCGATGAGGCGCATGAAGACGAACATGATCACGAGCATGCCGATGAGGCACATGAAGACGAACATGACCACGAGCATGCTGATGAAGAGGAACATGACAGTCATGAAGGACATAACCACTCTGATGGTGACCCGCATGTATGGATTGACCCAGTACTCTCCATTAGCCTAGCTGAAAACATTAAAAATGCTCTTACTGAACTTAAGCCTGAAGCAAAAGAGGATTTCGAGGCTAACTTCAAAACACTTAAAACTGACCTAGAAGAATTAGATAAAGAATATAAAGAAACATTAGAATCAGCAGCAACGAATAAAATTCTTGTTTCCCATGCAGCATACGGATATTGGGAAAGCCGCTATGGTCTTGAGCAAATTAGTGTGACTGGTCTCTCCCCTTCTCAAGAGCCATCGCAAAAACAGTTAGCAGAGATTATCGAAACTGCTAAAGAAAACGAGATGAAATATGTCATTTTTGATCAAAACATTACTGGCAAAGTGGCCAATGTTGTTAAAAATGAAATTGGAGCGGAAGCACTAATTCTTCACAACTTAGAGGCAATAACAGATGAAGACGTGGAAAACAAAGAGGATTATTTCAGCTTGATGAGGAAAAATCTTGATACGTTGAAAAAAGCATTAAATTAA
- a CDS encoding GTP-binding protein — MKNMVPVYVISGFLGSGKTTVLLHMLAHFKQQGLKPGIILNELGDANVEDHLFQGERVVELLNGCICCTIQEDLKSTLDQFIGQQIDVLIIEGTGVANPLEIKEVLLTPAYMEHFELHSMISLVDASHYLEYQSFFNSSKEIRGLLKEQVTSAHLLILNKMDLVSEKELIKVEMKLADQLENHVPVYRTSHGEVPLDILLEKRMHVVEVGSNRNHDDQGHHHHHHHHHHIEAVKIHIPNAINRISLEKELKKLSKQVVRTKGLVRLDETPGLYELQYAAATLMLNKVKEDSCKQEPALILIGKEIDEIKVEKLRESLTKKE; from the coding sequence ATGAAGAACATGGTACCTGTTTATGTAATCAGCGGGTTTTTAGGAAGTGGGAAAACAACGGTCCTTTTACATATGCTTGCACATTTTAAACAACAAGGATTGAAACCTGGAATTATTTTGAACGAGCTTGGCGATGCCAATGTGGAGGATCATCTGTTTCAAGGCGAAAGAGTTGTAGAACTCTTAAATGGGTGTATCTGTTGCACCATTCAAGAGGATTTGAAATCTACATTAGATCAATTTATTGGCCAGCAAATCGATGTATTAATCATTGAAGGAACAGGTGTCGCTAACCCACTCGAAATTAAAGAGGTGCTCTTAACACCAGCATACATGGAACATTTTGAACTTCACTCCATGATAAGCCTAGTGGATGCAAGTCACTATCTTGAATATCAGAGCTTTTTCAATAGCTCTAAAGAAATTAGAGGACTTTTAAAAGAGCAGGTAACCTCTGCCCATTTATTGATCCTAAATAAAATGGACCTTGTTTCCGAAAAAGAGCTCATTAAGGTAGAAATGAAGCTCGCTGATCAGCTGGAGAATCATGTCCCTGTTTACCGGACAAGCCATGGAGAAGTGCCACTAGATATTTTACTCGAAAAGAGAATGCATGTGGTGGAAGTGGGATCCAATAGAAATCATGATGATCAAGGGCACCACCATCATCATCATCATCACCACCATATCGAAGCAGTAAAAATACACATTCCAAATGCAATAAACAGAATTTCACTAGAAAAAGAATTGAAAAAGCTTTCTAAGCAAGTAGTTAGAACAAAAGGGCTTGTACGGCTGGATGAGACACCAGGATTGTATGAGCTTCAATATGCGGCTGCCACCTTAATGTTGAATAAAGTGAAGGAAGACTCATGTAAACAAGAACCAGCCCTTATTTTAATAGGGAAAGAAATTGACGAAATAAAGGTAGAAAAGCTTAGGGAATCGTTAACAAAAAAGGAATAA
- a CDS encoding cytochrome ubiquinol oxidase subunit I, with the protein MDDVVIARSLFGTTMGFHIIFATLGVGIPLMILIAELMYQKTNNKEYAIMAKRWTKAKAVLLGVAIPTGTIAGVQLSLLWPGFMEVIGKVMALPFQIEIYAFFIEALFISIYVYAADRISPWMRILSVTLVTIGAAASAVLITNVHAFEGTPAGFRIENGQIVDVDPWAAFFNPSFVVTAGHVAVSAFMTGAFVIASVAAFKMLRNKHDKRVYQFHRKALIMGLVVGGIFSFMTAINGHESAQQLHQYQPEKLAAAEGLFETQSHAPLAVGGFTDRETKEVKWGIEIPWALSFLADDRFDTVVVGLNDFPEEYWPPLFVHTLFNAMVGIGSFLIMLSLVGFFWSKLLKRPTFPKWMMWLFIAAGPMAMMAIEFGWIFACTGRQPWVIYRVMLTEDAVTGNQNLAALFIAFAAIYVLLGVAVVLVLRYYFKRHPIEDELNEVDPPSGGVHV; encoded by the coding sequence ATGGATGATGTTGTAATCGCAAGGTCTTTATTCGGAACAACAATGGGCTTTCATATCATTTTTGCCACTTTAGGTGTTGGTATTCCACTAATGATATTGATCGCTGAATTGATGTATCAAAAGACCAATAATAAAGAATATGCCATCATGGCGAAAAGATGGACGAAAGCGAAGGCTGTATTGTTAGGAGTTGCCATTCCAACCGGTACGATTGCTGGTGTCCAGCTCTCCCTTTTATGGCCTGGCTTTATGGAAGTGATCGGGAAAGTAATGGCCCTTCCCTTTCAAATTGAAATTTATGCCTTCTTCATAGAAGCTTTGTTTATTTCAATCTATGTTTATGCCGCTGACAGGATATCACCATGGATGCGAATTTTAAGTGTAACGCTTGTTACCATTGGAGCTGCAGCGTCGGCTGTTTTAATTACAAACGTTCACGCATTTGAAGGTACACCTGCTGGTTTTCGAATAGAAAATGGGCAAATAGTGGACGTAGACCCTTGGGCTGCCTTTTTTAATCCAAGCTTTGTCGTAACAGCAGGACATGTGGCAGTATCTGCTTTTATGACTGGAGCTTTTGTCATTGCATCTGTTGCAGCATTTAAAATGCTAAGAAATAAACATGACAAACGAGTGTATCAGTTTCACCGTAAAGCATTAATCATGGGACTGGTTGTAGGTGGGATTTTTTCATTCATGACTGCTATTAATGGGCATGAATCCGCACAGCAGCTTCATCAATATCAGCCAGAAAAGCTTGCTGCAGCTGAAGGGTTATTTGAAACACAATCTCATGCACCGCTGGCTGTAGGAGGTTTTACAGACCGAGAAACTAAGGAAGTTAAATGGGGCATTGAAATACCTTGGGCGTTAAGCTTTTTGGCAGATGACCGATTTGATACCGTGGTCGTTGGATTGAATGATTTTCCTGAAGAATATTGGCCACCTCTGTTTGTCCACACTCTGTTTAATGCCATGGTGGGAATTGGTTCATTTTTGATTATGCTCAGTTTAGTCGGCTTTTTTTGGAGTAAACTTTTAAAAAGACCCACCTTTCCTAAATGGATGATGTGGCTTTTTATTGCAGCTGGACCAATGGCGATGATGGCCATTGAGTTTGGGTGGATATTTGCTTGCACAGGTCGTCAACCCTGGGTTATATACCGGGTTATGCTTACAGAGGATGCTGTAACAGGGAATCAAAATCTTGCAGCACTGTTTATTGCCTTTGCGGCTATTTACGTGCTGTTAGGAGTAGCGGTGGTTCTTGTTCTGCGATATTACTTTAAACGCCATCCTATTGAAGATGAACTAAATGAAGTAGATCCTCCATCAGGTGGAGTACATGTCTAA
- a CDS encoding cytochrome d ubiquinol oxidase subunit II, producing the protein MTDVILAITVLWGFIFIYAVMATMDFGAGFWSMLYIKNDKTNATNIANRYLSPTWEVTNVFIVAVVVAIYSFFPSAAYALGTILLIPGSIILLLLAVRSGFLVFSHIVEDYEKPLTYISGVTGFLIPAILILVLPITHGGFVDKINGVETLMLGRLLSSPHALSFILFAVSSTLFLSSLLLADFSKVAKDRHAYDIYRRDALILGPVSLLGALLIMVTMRYEASWLFNGMMDYLVWLIISAGMFVVTGIALVLPGKNGWAGWPRLGVISAFIQYALASYAYGRAHLPYIIYPNVTIQNGFTDPASFRALFVSYIVGFVILFPGFIYFWRLFMKDERYIKNEQ; encoded by the coding sequence ATGACGGATGTGATATTAGCAATTACGGTGCTTTGGGGCTTTATTTTTATCTATGCAGTAATGGCAACGATGGATTTTGGGGCTGGTTTTTGGTCTATGCTCTATATAAAAAATGACAAAACAAATGCCACCAATATTGCCAACCGCTATCTTTCTCCAACATGGGAGGTAACCAACGTATTTATCGTGGCGGTGGTGGTGGCGATTTATAGCTTTTTTCCTAGCGCCGCTTATGCGCTTGGTACCATTTTGTTAATACCAGGAAGCATCATTTTGCTACTACTTGCTGTAAGAAGTGGTTTTCTTGTATTTTCCCATATCGTGGAGGACTATGAAAAACCGTTAACGTATATTTCTGGAGTAACTGGCTTTTTAATTCCAGCGATATTAATCCTTGTTTTACCGATAACACACGGCGGTTTTGTGGATAAAATCAATGGTGTGGAAACTCTAATGCTTGGCAGACTGTTGAGCAGTCCGCATGCGCTATCCTTTATTCTTTTTGCAGTCAGTAGCACGCTCTTTCTTTCCTCTTTATTGCTTGCTGATTTTTCAAAGGTCGCAAAGGATCGGCATGCCTATGATATTTATCGAAGAGATGCGCTAATACTAGGACCTGTATCCTTACTTGGCGCCCTTTTAATTATGGTTACGATGAGATATGAAGCAAGCTGGTTGTTTAACGGCATGATGGATTATCTTGTTTGGTTAATTATTTCTGCAGGAATGTTCGTTGTCACGGGCATTGCTTTAGTACTGCCTGGAAAAAACGGGTGGGCTGGATGGCCTCGCCTCGGCGTGATTTCTGCCTTTATTCAATATGCACTAGCAAGCTATGCGTATGGCAGAGCCCACCTACCTTATATCATTTATCCTAATGTTACAATTCAGAATGGATTTACAGACCCCGCTTCCTTTCGAGCACTTTTTGTGTCCTATATTGTGGGGTTTGTCATTCTTTTCCCAGGCTTTATCTATTTTTGGCGACTCTTTATGAAGGATGAACGGTATATCAAAAACGAGCAATAG